The Montipora capricornis isolate CH-2021 chromosome 3, ASM3666992v2, whole genome shotgun sequence genome includes the window TTGGAGTCAACATCAAAAATTAGTTCACGGATAGTCTTGTTATTTGCTCCTCAATGATGCCGCATTTTTCGTTGCGTTAATTGATCGGAATGCTAAGATATCGAGTCTGGAAGATGGACAACAGTACAAGTTTTTGGGCGTGCTTGAGAGTCTGAAGCAAGAAGAGAAGTTAGCTTTGCAGTCTTCTGCTAAAGAGTTTCTCAAAAGGCTGTCTGTAATTTGGTCGAACCCCCTCTCGGACTACCACCGTGTGGTTGCATCTAACCAGTTTGCTATGCCAGCTATGAGTTACTATATGTGGACTCAGCGCTGGCCAATAACAGAGCTGAAGCAAATAGACAGAGAGGCACGCAAAGTTATTGTAGAGAACGGAGGCAAGCATCCCTGTGTTTCAACATCCCTGTTATCCCTGTCACGTGATAAGGGTGGGAGGAGGTTGCGCTCCATCGAGACAGATTATAAAGAAACTAAGGTGAAAGCAGCGGTCAGTCTGTATCAGAACAGAGATCCGGCTATGAAGATGGTACGGGACTTCGAGGAGCGTGCGGAGAGCGTGGGGCATCAAGCACTGACGAAGGAAGCGGCGGCGTACGCGAAGGAGTATGGTCTGCAGCTACAGCTTGAATACCCTGATCCAGTCTGTGTCACAGAGGAGGGAGAGGTGATACCTGGAAAAAAGGTAAAGAATCTTCTCAAGAGACATCGAGAATCAAGAGTACGGGAGGAGATTAGAGAACagagatggcaaggaaagctggTAATGGAAAGAGAAAAGCTAAGTGCTGAGCAGTGCTTTGGGTGGCTGAGCGACTGGCGAACCTGCCCAACACACACCATCGCGGGCATGTTTGAGCTTTACGAACAGCTATTACCAACACGGTTGTACACCATCAATAAGACACGTGTGAGCAATAGTAGTGATTCGGCATGTAGGCTGTGTGGTACAGCGCCAGAGGGCATGGCCCACGTCTTATCTGCCTGCCCTGCGCTTGCACAAACCAAGTACCTGGCAAGACATGACGCAGTCTTGAAGGTCCTGTTCTTCGAGAtcatctttgacttgggcctgaTAGACAGTGTACCCCCGTGGTATTCACCTATCAAGCCACAGTCAGTCTATGAAACAGCAGAGGTACAGGCGTATTGGAATGTTCCGGTATATGGAGAGTACCAAGAGCTCAGAGCAAATAGAGTAGACGCTAGTATCGTTAACAATTGAGATAAGCAAGTGATAGCCttggagatgagctgcccctgggTGATCAACCGCGACAAGAAGACTTCTGAGAAGACCATGAAGTATGCGCAACTCAGATGGGAATTGACTGAAGCAGAGATACCCAGGGTACGAGATCAACCAGTGCAATATCATCTTAGATGTACTCGGTGGATGGTCCAAGGACTTGGATGTCACTCTGCAGAAGCTAGTAGGCAGCAATGCTAAAGGTGtgctcaagaagatgcagaAAGCGTGTCTCTCAGGAATTCTAAATATTGCGTGCACTTTTAAAGTGGTAATTTAACCCGTAGGCGAACTCTGAAAAGAAGGACAATctcatacatatatacactacCGGTTTTAATAGGTTTTATAATGATGATGTTAGTTTTTagttagggacggaccattagaaaagtgatggggggggagggggattttcagcttgtacgaattttttttttcgcgcactgcttgtgcaggaattttttttctaggtgaaaccccctgcacgaatttttttttttgacaaatagtgctttttttaacagtgaaatcttgattcagtatctatgtttttgtgagactgtagggttacgcaagcaacacatcaaaaacctctcagacacacaattgactgcagagcagatcaatttactctctcgaggtttgaaattcattccaacacctgtcatgaaagaaaaccagataagacgccagctaatttcagacttcaaccaatttgccagaaggatgcgccttcaatatatctatcatgaccaaaatactgagcaacatccatttcacgtgaaatccagttggattccaccgattcaacggtcagtttctcttgagacttacttagaagaactcaagataaagcttgcggaactccactggttaaacctaaaaataacctGCCACCCGGcaaggaacgagctctcaaggagcttattaacaacaaagaaattgttctcaaaaaagaagataaaggcacaacaaccgtcgttatgaacagagaaaacaaaattactgtgggacagatacaactggatgatagaaataactatcagccactagacaaaccaatggttggagatacattccagtgagttaaacacctcattaactcccttcgccaagcagggtgcatagatgaaatgacggctaaatggtttaaccaaacaccagatccgcctcgaattccagtgttctataccctcacgaaaattcacaaaccgacattagtcggaagacctatcatatctgggtgtgatggcctaacagaacgcctatcatcattcctcagcggcgtagacaaagtattTCAggcaatagcacaaatacaggaatcgtatcttaaagatacgacacatttcataaggtttattgagagcactagggtgccaaaaaacgcttttctagtctcaatggatgtcactagcatgtacacgaatatcccacaggaggaaggaatcactatagtgtgcaacgcatacgaaaacttttatagcgttaacaaaccactaccgtggaaaaggttcatttatgaggtattttgcttgtgggatacaaacaaagaagaaatagagcatgtcattgagcaagcaaattcttaccaccctaccataaagtttaccgctgaagtctcacagttagaaacaactttcttggacacaacagtctataagggagagagattcgagaaagaaccgattcttgacgagcgcacacattacaaacctactgaaacacttcagtacacaaattacaacagttgccacccagcaggcgttaaaaaaggcttcgttaaagaagaagctcttaggctcctgaggacaaattcttctaaagtaatctttgaggagaacattaaaaacttttgaacacgcctgacatcgagaggttatcccaataacctggtggaaaaaatcctctccgaagttaaattcgcagaaagaaagaacgctcttacacaaaaaacagaaagcgcacaagaaaattctaccctttgtgacacaatttcatccatcactgccaggtttgaaaaatattctaacggaaaaatggcatttaatacaaaaccagccgctactaagagagagatacaaggaacctctcttgatctcttatagaaaagggaaatcgcttaaagacatgcttgttttaagcaaaaccataaaggcttttatcaacacaatgggcacacagctttagtcgtgcaggtctgtcaaccccattttaacatgctattgtagtgtgtattaatttttttcacctttaatttgtcatttcattcagtgtgaggaaaacacctcagtacactagatgtctttatttattaataataatatacggcagggcctggggtaaggccccaagaatattttgaataagaattatttttagcagaaactggcaaatattatataattattaaataaaagtcacaattctttcactcacgtgatcaacagccacgtttctcaacgaaaacaaaagaagacgttagcataataatagctttcaattcccggaggattggatcgggacaccaacatggccgccattttattgtttggggacaccaacatggcggccgtgacgtcatgtaaaatccaagaattggaccttccttctgcatgaattttttttctttaccttcttctttgcgcgaattttttttcttggcattttcccttgcatgaatttttttttggttttttccccacccccccccatcacttttctaatggtccgtcccttataaTGTTAGATTTCGTTtctattttattcactgattaaCTCATGGGCTACGCTGTGGCGCCTCGTGTTGCTTTTATTGTATATGGCATACATTCGTTTTTACAgctataataaaataataattattattattattattattattattgctgtggACCACCAGACGAAAGAAACTACAATTAGCGATCACTTGTGAAAAGTCTTCACCAAAATGCGACTGCTTGGTAGTTTgtcatatctcagttggttgTGTATCGTACTACTGTACCggaggtcgcgggatcaaaactCCGGCCGGCCTAATACTTAGAGTCTTTATTAATAACTTAGAGAAAGTattgcctttgtaataacatcgatctgcaaatggttagacgttAGTACGTAAAAGCACCCACTCCTTAACTAGTCGCAAAAGAGTCcctgtgttgtggtctgtctgtTGTATAGTCTATTCTCTGTTACGTTCACTGACTCACGGAGGTCGACGTGTGTAAggaggcagcgtggtcgagtggttaaGACGTTGGGtctgcatgcggctgctccgggttcaaatcccgttctaaccactggttaggatttgtttccggttgtcccggattcaactctaccacgctttgtaaatagccaactggttgcctcctgccagttggggttcttaataatgtttctgttaagtttcaattgtttctttcacattgttaaaagtggggtgcctgtaaactagcttgatagctaagtgcacttccactataaacaaagcattttttttttgcgtaaataaaaaaagaaagaaatatgcagTATCGAGAGGTCACTTTGAGAGTCTGAGATTGTAGGAGGGGGGCACTTGAGAGTCTCAGATCGTTGCAGAAGAAAATGATTAAGCAATACGCAAATGGTGCAAAGACACCAGTGGCTCTTAACTGTTCTAAAGGGAGTCGAATATGGTTCTGAGGTTTTTCTGCAGGATATGAAATTACGCGGACACGTTCACCTATAGCTGAGTTTGCAACCGGTCTCTTGAGGGGAAGACAACTGAAATGGCGGGATGCACGAATGATACACGAGAACAAAAAAGAGCGCATATTGTAGTTATATTGTTTGTGTAATCCAACATGGCAACGATGACTTAATCGTACGTCACCAAAGTCAAAAGATAGACTGAGGTGATCCTCGCTCTTCACTGGACAATTCGAGCAATTGTCTCTCACAGACAGCTGAAAAATTCTGGTGGCTCCAACGGGTTTCTCACCCATGACCTATGCGATCCCGTTGCCGGTCCTTCACGacaattgacctgctcccaactgagtggcttcatagttcagtcgGTGGGGCATTGAAACCGCAGAGTATGCGGACGCCTTTTTTCCTCAGAAACCTTAAAATAGTTTTATACCAATCACGTTATGGTAATCACGTTATAGTTACAAATGAATTTCGACAGAAAAAGCAGATCGCGATAATTTATCGCtactggaaatgaaataaaagcgttGTTTAAGTACTTTTGTGCATGTCGTCTCTTTCCATGTATTCGTGATCTTGAAGAATGCCAGTTGTTGTGAGACACTTGGGGAACAATATTGTTACCATGCAGGTCCCTTTGATGCTCAGACCACGAACTTCCCGTCTCAATAGAACCCGAGgtttttttcaacaaatatCACCAATGTCATTTCTCTCTGCTGTGATGTATTTTTATGTCAGGTTAATAACGTAAAGCGACT containing:
- the LOC138040751 gene encoding uncharacterized protein; translated protein: MPAMSYYMWTQRWPITELKQIDREARKVIVENGGKHPCVSTSLLSLSRDKGGRRLRSIETDYKETKVKAAVSLYQNRDPAMKMVRDFEERAESVGHQALTKEAAAYAKEYGLQLQLEYPDPVCVTEEGEVIPGKKVKNLLKRHRESRVREEIREQRWQGKLVMEREKLSAEQCFGWLSDWRTCPTHTIAGMFELYEQLLPTRLYTINKTRVSNSSDSACRLCGTAPEGMAHVLSACPALAQTKYLARHDAVLKVLFFEIIFDLGLIDSVPPWYSPIKPQSVYETAEVQAYWNVPVYGEYQELRANRVDASIVNN